From the Thermodesulfobacteriota bacterium genome, one window contains:
- a CDS encoding DUF1353 domain-containing protein, with the protein MSSFTEPLRVEQIPGTRLWATLRELEYYAGREGSDEVYRVPAFFRTDFASVPRLFWTLVGHPAGRYAAAAVLHDWLYDTAVVSRARADALFLEGMGVLGVRRSQRWALYLGVRVGGWAAGTGGGIAVADEGDRASAREEELRADALAAWRRGLGSEAGGRQTCLDCGDPIPRARREAVPGCRRCRDCEADTERRR; encoded by the coding sequence ATGAGCAGCTTCACCGAGCCTCTCCGGGTCGAGCAGATCCCCGGCACGCGCCTGTGGGCGACCCTGCGCGAGCTCGAGTACTACGCCGGCCGCGAGGGCAGCGACGAGGTGTACCGGGTGCCGGCGTTCTTCCGCACAGACTTCGCCTCGGTGCCCCGGCTCTTCTGGACGCTGGTGGGGCACCCGGCGGGGCGCTACGCGGCGGCGGCGGTGCTGCACGACTGGCTCTACGACACGGCGGTGGTCTCGCGGGCCCGGGCCGACGCGCTCTTTCTGGAGGGCATGGGGGTGCTCGGGGTGCGGCGCTCGCAGCGCTGGGCGCTGTACCTGGGGGTGCGGGTCGGGGGGTGGGCGGCCGGCACCGGCGGCGGGATCGCGGTGGCTGACGAGGGAGACCGCGCCTCGGCCCGAGAGGAGGAGCTGCGGGCCGACGCGCTGGCGGCGTGGAGGAGGGGCCTGGGGTCGGAGGCTGGGGGCCGGCAAACCTGCCTGGACTGCGGCGACCCGATCCCCCGGGCGCGGAGAGAGGCCGTGCCGGGGTGCAGGCGGTGCCGGGACTGCGAGGCGGATACGGAGCGGCGGAGGTAG
- a CDS encoding D-Ala-D-Ala carboxypeptidase family metallohydrolase yields MSERLSENFRRAEFACRCGCGAAEVDPALVSRLQDLRRRLGRPLVVTSGVRCAAHNAAVGGAQASEHLTGQGVDVRAVSPREKYEVVAEAMAAGFLRIGVGREFIHLGVSPSHPGTVLWLY; encoded by the coding sequence GTGAGTGAGCGGCTGAGCGAGAACTTTCGGCGGGCGGAGTTCGCGTGCCGGTGCGGGTGCGGGGCGGCCGAGGTGGACCCGGCGCTGGTGTCTCGCCTGCAAGACCTGCGGCGCCGGCTGGGCCGGCCGCTGGTGGTGACTTCGGGGGTGCGGTGCGCGGCGCACAACGCGGCGGTGGGCGGGGCGCAGGCCTCGGAGCACCTCACGGGCCAGGGAGTCGACGTGCGGGCGGTCTCGCCCCGGGAGAAGTACGAGGTGGTGGCCGAGGCGATGGCCGCCGGGTTCCTGCGGATCGGCGTGGGGCGAGAGTTCATCCACCTGGGGGTGAGCCCGTCGCACCCGGGCACGGTGCTGTGGCTGTACTGA